The following are encoded in a window of Pseudomonas multiresinivorans genomic DNA:
- a CDS encoding c-type cytochrome: MKTLLRIGTLALLGLNLQQASAGTGADSYNLVEKGRYLAVVGDCTACHTLPGGAPFAGGVAIETPFGKLVGANITPDPDTGLGRWSFEDFQAVMSTGHSRGGKRLYGAMPFTAYTKVRREDNRALWAYLQTLQPVRNPVETNQLPFPFSVRTSLIGWNWLSFTQGEFVPKPDKSAQWNRGAYLVEGLGHCGTCHTPKNLIGGDDNERFLAGANLQGWVAPDITANPHSGIGQWSTQDLVQYLKTGSNRFDIASGPMAEAVENSTQHWSDEDLMAVAVYLKDGAPGKAAPPPVAADDAAMVAGKAIYADRCSACHVSNGEGVKNLFPTLAAAPLVNNDDPTSLIRVVLAGSRAGSTDAAPTAPAMPSFAWNLDDDKVAKVLTYVRNTWGNAATPVSASQVADLRKELAQ; encoded by the coding sequence ATGAAGACTCTCCTTCGCATCGGCACCCTCGCCCTGCTGGGCCTGAACCTGCAGCAAGCCAGTGCAGGAACGGGCGCGGACTCCTACAACCTGGTGGAAAAGGGTCGCTATCTCGCCGTCGTCGGCGACTGCACCGCCTGCCACACCCTGCCCGGCGGCGCGCCGTTCGCCGGCGGCGTGGCCATCGAGACACCGTTCGGCAAACTGGTCGGCGCCAACATCACCCCTGACCCGGACACCGGCCTGGGACGCTGGAGCTTCGAGGACTTTCAGGCGGTGATGTCCACCGGTCACAGCCGCGGCGGCAAACGCCTGTACGGCGCCATGCCGTTCACCGCGTACACCAAGGTACGCCGCGAGGACAACCGGGCGCTCTGGGCCTACCTGCAGACCCTGCAACCGGTGCGCAACCCGGTGGAAACCAACCAGCTGCCCTTCCCCTTCAGCGTGCGTACCAGCCTGATCGGCTGGAACTGGCTGAGCTTCACCCAGGGCGAGTTCGTTCCCAAGCCAGACAAGTCGGCGCAGTGGAACCGTGGCGCCTACCTGGTGGAGGGCCTCGGCCATTGCGGCACCTGCCATACGCCGAAGAACCTGATCGGCGGCGACGACAATGAGCGCTTCCTCGCCGGCGCCAACCTGCAGGGCTGGGTCGCCCCGGACATCACCGCCAACCCGCACAGCGGCATCGGCCAGTGGAGCACGCAGGACCTGGTGCAGTACCTGAAAACCGGCTCCAACCGCTTCGACATCGCCTCCGGCCCGATGGCCGAAGCGGTGGAGAATTCCACCCAGCACTGGAGCGACGAAGACCTGATGGCGGTCGCCGTGTATCTCAAGGATGGCGCCCCCGGCAAGGCCGCTCCCCCACCCGTGGCGGCGGACGACGCCGCCATGGTGGCGGGCAAGGCGATCTACGCGGACCGCTGCTCCGCCTGCCATGTGAGCAACGGCGAAGGCGTGAAGAACCTGTTCCCGACCCTGGCCGCTGCCCCCCTGGTCAACAACGACGACCCCACCTCGCTGATCCGCGTGGTGCTGGCCGGCAGCCGCGCCGGAAGCACTGACGCCGCCCCGACGGCGCCGGCCATGCCCTCGTTCGCCTGGAACCTCGACGACGACAAGGTCGCCAAGGTACTGACCTACGTGCGCAACACCTGGGGCAACGCGGCGACGCCGGTGAGCGCCAGCCAGGTGGCGGACCTGCGCAAGGAGCTGGCTCAGTAA
- a CDS encoding DUF2025 family protein, producing the protein MAISSSDICNAAEGLSGFVGFNLKTGKYIVRFSEDSFGMDVAEDSIRPACEFVWAPRSGEVMTLSRECLQILAEQNIHDRLNLNEALLTYLRRTDLPEIAAERRLK; encoded by the coding sequence ATGGCCATCAGTTCCAGCGATATCTGCAACGCCGCCGAGGGCCTGTCCGGCTTCGTCGGCTTCAATCTCAAGACCGGCAAGTACATCGTGCGCTTCAGCGAGGATTCCTTCGGCATGGACGTGGCCGAGGACAGTATCCGTCCGGCGTGCGAGTTCGTCTGGGCACCCAGGAGCGGCGAGGTGATGACCTTGAGCAGAGAGTGCCTGCAGATCCTCGCCGAGCAGAATATCCACGACAGGCTGAACCTCAACGAGGCGTTGCTCACCTATCTGCGCCGCACCGATCTGCCGGAGATCGCCGCCGAGCGTCGGCTGAAGTGA
- the sfnG gene encoding dimethylsulfone monooxygenase SfnG, giving the protein MSQPPIRFAYWVPNVSGGLVVSKIEQRTHWDIDYNRELARIAEDAGFDYALTQIRFTAGYGAENQHESVAFSHALLGATQKLKVIAAILPGPWTPSLAAKQLATIDQLTAGRIAVNIVSGWFKGEFQAIGEPWLEHDERYRRSEEFIRALKGIWTQDNFTFKGDFYRFHDYNLKPKPIQRPHPEIFQGGSSRAARDMASRVSDWYFTNGNSVEGIKAQVDDIREKAAANGHSVKIGVNAFVIARDTEEEARAVLAEIIDKADPEAVNAFGHAAKQAGAASPEGEGNWAKSSFEDLVQYNDGFKTNLIGTPQQIAERIVALKAVGVDLVLAGFLHFQEEVRYFGEKVLPLVRELEQKKARRTEAA; this is encoded by the coding sequence ATGAGCCAACCACCGATCCGCTTTGCCTACTGGGTGCCCAACGTCAGTGGCGGCCTGGTCGTCAGCAAGATCGAACAGCGCACCCACTGGGACATCGACTACAACCGCGAACTGGCGCGCATCGCCGAGGACGCCGGGTTCGACTACGCGCTGACACAGATTCGCTTCACCGCCGGCTACGGCGCCGAGAACCAGCATGAGTCCGTCGCCTTCAGCCACGCGCTACTGGGCGCCACGCAAAAGCTCAAGGTGATCGCCGCCATCCTCCCCGGCCCCTGGACGCCCTCGCTGGCCGCCAAGCAGCTGGCCACCATCGACCAGCTCACCGCCGGACGCATCGCCGTGAACATCGTCAGCGGCTGGTTCAAGGGCGAGTTCCAGGCCATCGGCGAGCCGTGGCTGGAGCACGATGAGCGCTACCGTCGCTCGGAGGAATTCATTCGCGCCCTGAAGGGCATCTGGACCCAGGACAACTTCACCTTCAAGGGCGACTTCTACCGCTTCCACGACTACAACCTCAAACCCAAGCCGATCCAGCGTCCGCATCCGGAAATCTTCCAGGGCGGCAGCTCGCGCGCCGCGCGGGACATGGCCTCGCGCGTCTCCGACTGGTACTTCACCAACGGCAACAGCGTCGAAGGTATCAAGGCCCAGGTGGACGACATCCGCGAGAAGGCCGCCGCCAACGGCCATTCGGTGAAGATCGGGGTGAACGCCTTCGTCATCGCCCGCGACACCGAGGAAGAAGCCCGCGCGGTACTCGCCGAGATCATCGACAAGGCCGACCCGGAAGCGGTGAATGCCTTCGGCCACGCGGCGAAACAGGCCGGGGCGGCTTCACCGGAAGGCGAAGGCAACTGGGCCAAGTCCAGCTTCGAAGACCTGGTGCAATACAACGACGGCTTCAAGACCAACCTGATCGGCACGCCGCAGCAGATCGCCGAACGCATCGTCGCGCTCAAGGCAGTGGGCGTGGACCTGGTGCTGGCGGGCTTCCTGCACTTCCAGGAAGAGGTGCGCTACTTCGGCGAGAAGGTACTGCCGCTGGTGCGCGAGCTGGAGCAGAAGAAGGCGCGGCGGACCGAGGCGGCGTGA
- the ubiM gene encoding 5-demethoxyubiquinol-8 5-hydroxylase UbiM, whose product MHVDIAIVGAGPAGLCLARSLSGNGLSILLIDRQPLAAVAEPAEDGREIALTHASRAELQRLGMWSRIDPQEVSPLRDAQVLNGPSLFTLRIEAEQAGAEQLGYFVSNQMIRRAAFDAVHECADVSLVCGRALRSLRVEQNGVDLTLDDDSRVHARLLVAADSRFSETRRMLGIGAHMEDFGKTMMVCRMAHEKPHHNVAWEWFGYGQTLALLPINGDRSSVVLTLPQREMAPLLEMDEKAFAHEMERRFDRRLGGMELLGPRHSYPLVGVFSDRFVGPRSALIGDAAVGMHPVTAHGFNFGLQSQRRLANEILATHRRGGDIGGVWPLRRYAMSHRLATWPLYQATRLIVGMYTDPRPPVRLLRNAGLRLAQNLPPLRTAIAKHLTQGA is encoded by the coding sequence ATGCACGTGGACATCGCCATCGTCGGCGCCGGCCCCGCCGGGCTTTGCCTGGCCCGCTCGCTGTCGGGCAATGGCCTGTCGATCCTGCTGATCGACCGCCAGCCGCTGGCCGCCGTTGCCGAACCCGCCGAGGATGGCCGGGAGATCGCCCTGACCCACGCTTCACGCGCCGAGTTGCAGCGCCTGGGCATGTGGTCGCGGATCGACCCGCAGGAAGTCTCGCCGCTGCGCGATGCCCAGGTGCTCAACGGTCCGTCGCTGTTCACCCTGCGCATCGAGGCGGAACAGGCCGGGGCCGAACAGTTGGGCTACTTCGTGTCGAACCAGATGATCCGCCGCGCGGCCTTCGATGCGGTGCACGAGTGCGCTGACGTTTCGCTGGTCTGCGGCCGTGCGCTGCGCTCGCTGCGTGTCGAACAAAATGGCGTGGACCTGACGCTGGACGACGACAGCCGTGTCCATGCGCGCCTGCTGGTCGCCGCCGACAGCCGCTTCTCCGAGACGCGGCGGATGCTCGGCATCGGCGCGCACATGGAAGACTTCGGCAAGACCATGATGGTTTGCCGCATGGCCCACGAAAAGCCGCATCACAACGTCGCCTGGGAATGGTTCGGCTACGGCCAGACCCTGGCGCTGCTGCCGATCAACGGCGACCGCTCCTCCGTGGTGCTGACCTTGCCGCAGCGCGAGATGGCGCCGCTGCTGGAGATGGACGAGAAAGCCTTTGCCCACGAAATGGAACGTCGCTTCGACCGCCGCCTGGGAGGGATGGAGCTGCTCGGCCCGAGGCACAGCTACCCGCTGGTGGGCGTCTTCTCCGACCGCTTCGTCGGCCCGCGCAGCGCGCTGATCGGCGATGCCGCCGTCGGCATGCACCCGGTGACGGCGCACGGCTTCAACTTCGGCCTGCAGAGCCAGCGCCGGCTGGCCAATGAGATCCTCGCGACCCACCGCCGTGGCGGCGATATCGGTGGCGTCTGGCCGCTGCGCCGCTACGCGATGAGCCACCGTCTGGCGACCTGGCCGCTGTACCAGGCGACCCGATTGATCGTCGGCATGTACACCGATCCGCGCCCGCCGGTGCGCCTGTTGCGCAATGCCGGCCTGCGCCTGGCGCAGAACCTGCCGCCGCTGCGCACGGCGATTGCCAAGCACCTGACCCAGGGCGCGTAA
- a CDS encoding sigma-54 interaction domain-containing protein → MNATTPEGLLTLPKSPALATSIRATAQVFEDPKSQALLDHLQQVAPSEASVLIIGETGTGKELVARHIHNLSARRSGPFVAVNCGAFSESLVEAELFGHEKGAFTGALAAKAGWFEEANGGTLFLDEIGDLPMPIQVKLLRVLQEREVVRLGSRKSIPINVRVLAATNVQLEKAINAGHFREDLYYRLNVVSLELSPLRERPGDILPLTRHFIAEYSRRLGYGQSQLSAEAAQKLRSYSWPGNIRELENVIHHTLLICRDGVVRAEDLHLSNLRIERSDEPRLESLGAEQILQQAFQRLFEEQGGNLHARVEDALLRAAYRFCHCNQVHTANLLGLSRNVTRTRLIEIGELVVNKRRGAAVIDPQRGVRLSI, encoded by the coding sequence ATGAATGCGACCACACCCGAAGGGCTGTTGACCCTGCCCAAGTCCCCCGCGCTGGCCACTTCCATCCGCGCCACGGCGCAGGTGTTCGAGGACCCGAAATCCCAGGCGCTGCTCGACCACCTGCAACAGGTCGCGCCCAGCGAGGCGAGCGTGTTGATCATCGGCGAGACCGGCACCGGCAAGGAGCTGGTGGCGCGGCACATCCACAACCTCAGCGCGCGGCGCAGCGGCCCATTCGTGGCGGTGAACTGTGGCGCCTTCTCCGAATCCCTGGTGGAGGCCGAGCTGTTCGGCCACGAGAAGGGTGCCTTCACTGGCGCCCTGGCGGCCAAGGCCGGTTGGTTCGAAGAGGCCAACGGCGGCACGTTGTTTCTCGATGAGATCGGCGACTTGCCGATGCCAATCCAGGTCAAGCTGCTGCGCGTCCTGCAGGAGCGCGAAGTGGTGCGCCTCGGTTCGCGCAAGAGCATCCCGATCAACGTGCGGGTGCTGGCGGCCACCAACGTGCAGTTGGAGAAGGCGATCAACGCCGGGCATTTCCGCGAGGACCTCTACTACCGGCTCAACGTGGTCAGCCTGGAGCTTTCACCGTTGCGCGAGCGCCCCGGCGACATCCTCCCGCTGACCCGCCATTTCATCGCCGAGTACAGCCGGCGCCTGGGCTACGGCCAGAGCCAGCTCAGCGCCGAAGCAGCGCAGAAGCTGCGCAGCTATTCCTGGCCGGGGAATATCCGCGAGCTGGAAAACGTCATCCACCACACCTTGCTCATCTGTCGCGACGGCGTGGTGCGCGCGGAAGACTTGCACCTGTCCAACCTGCGCATCGAGCGCAGCGATGAGCCACGGCTGGAATCCCTCGGTGCCGAGCAGATTCTCCAGCAGGCATTCCAGCGCCTGTTCGAGGAGCAGGGCGGCAACCTGCACGCGCGGGTGGAGGATGCACTGCTGCGCGCGGCCTATCGCTTCTGCCACTGCAACCAGGTGCACACCGCCAACCTGCTGGGCCTGAGCCGCAACGTCACGCGCACGCGGCTGATCGAGATCGGCGAACTGGTGGTGAACAAGCGCCGAGGCGCGGCGGTGATCGATCCGCAGCGAGGCGTGCGGCTGTCGATCTAG
- a CDS encoding acyl-CoA dehydrogenase family protein: MNAKTRLDAQTSGQFEATPEQIAQRLAAGFAETAAERDIRGGTPKAERDALRQSGLLSLIIPSEYGGLGADWSTTLDIVRQFAVVDSSIAHVFGFQHLMLATVRLFSRPEQWQPWFELTARNQWFWGNALNPLDTRTVSRSFAGWREFSGRKSFCSGALDSEMLIASALDGEGGKLLIAAIPTARSGISLAHDWDNMGQRQTDSGSATFERVRVEESELLLDPGPLSTPFACLRPLIAQLIFTHVFLGIAEGAFEEARQYTLKEARPWFRSNAATVSEDPYVLAHYGEFWVGLESTRLLVRRAAQLLDEAWNKGAALDAEERGRLAVAIATAKVAATRNGLEICNRLFEVTGARSTHAALRIDRYWRNLRTQTLHDPVDYKVRELGDWALNQQLPQPTFYS; the protein is encoded by the coding sequence GTGAACGCCAAGACGCGTCTCGACGCACAGACATCCGGGCAGTTCGAAGCGACTCCCGAGCAGATTGCCCAACGCCTGGCCGCCGGTTTCGCCGAAACCGCCGCCGAGCGCGACATCCGTGGCGGTACGCCGAAGGCCGAGCGCGATGCGCTGCGCCAGAGCGGGCTGCTGTCGCTGATCATCCCCAGCGAATACGGCGGCCTGGGCGCCGACTGGAGCACCACGCTGGACATCGTTCGCCAGTTCGCCGTGGTCGATAGCTCCATTGCCCACGTGTTCGGCTTCCAGCACCTGATGCTGGCCACCGTGCGCCTGTTCTCGCGCCCCGAGCAGTGGCAGCCGTGGTTCGAGCTGACCGCGCGCAACCAATGGTTCTGGGGCAACGCCCTGAACCCGCTGGACACTCGCACGGTGTCGCGCAGCTTCGCCGGCTGGCGCGAGTTTTCCGGGCGCAAGAGCTTCTGCTCCGGCGCGCTGGATTCGGAAATGCTCATCGCCTCGGCGCTGGACGGCGAGGGCGGCAAGCTGCTGATCGCCGCAATTCCAACTGCGCGCAGCGGCATCAGCCTTGCTCACGACTGGGACAACATGGGCCAGCGCCAGACCGACAGCGGCAGCGCCACCTTCGAGCGCGTGCGCGTGGAGGAGAGCGAGCTGCTGCTCGATCCGGGCCCGCTGAGTACGCCGTTCGCTTGTCTGCGCCCGCTGATCGCGCAACTGATCTTCACCCATGTCTTCCTTGGCATCGCCGAAGGCGCGTTCGAGGAAGCGCGGCAGTACACGCTCAAGGAAGCTCGCCCGTGGTTCCGCTCCAACGCCGCCACGGTCAGCGAAGACCCTTACGTGCTCGCCCATTACGGCGAATTCTGGGTCGGCCTGGAAAGCACCCGCCTGCTGGTGCGCCGCGCCGCGCAACTGCTGGATGAAGCCTGGAACAAGGGCGCCGCGCTGGATGCCGAAGAGCGCGGCCGGCTGGCCGTGGCCATCGCCACCGCCAAGGTCGCGGCCACGCGCAACGGCCTGGAAATCTGCAACCGCCTGTTCGAGGTGACCGGCGCGCGCTCTACCCATGCCGCGCTGCGCATCGACCGCTACTGGCGCAATCTGCGCACCCAGACCCTGCATGACCCGGTGGACTACAAGGTCCGCGAGCTGGGCGACTGGGCGCTGAACCAGCAACTCCCGCAACCGACTTTCTACTCATGA
- the ssuD gene encoding FMNH2-dependent alkanesulfonate monooxygenase, whose translation MNVFWFLPTHGDGHFLGTSEGARPVSLPYLKQIAQAADSLGYYGVLIPTGRSCEDSWVVASALAPLTERLRYLVAIRPGIISPTVSARMAATLDRLSGGRLLINVVTGGDPDENRGDGIHLSHAERYEVTDEFLRIWRRVLQGESVDFAGKHLQVENAKALYPPIQKPYPPLYFGGSSAEAHDLAAEQVDVYLTWGEPPQAVAQKIADVREKAAKQGRTVKFGIRLHVIVRETAEEAWQAADKLIANISDETIANAQKSFSRFDSEGQRRMAALHGGRRDQLEIYPNLWAGVGLVRGGAGTALVGDPQQVAERIKEYADLGIDSFIFSGYPHLEEAYRFAELVFPLLPEPYASLAGRGVTNLTGPFGEMIANDVLPGRKAG comes from the coding sequence ATGAACGTTTTCTGGTTCCTGCCCACCCACGGTGACGGCCACTTTCTCGGCACCAGCGAGGGCGCGCGCCCGGTGTCGCTGCCTTATCTCAAGCAGATCGCCCAGGCCGCCGACTCCCTCGGCTACTACGGCGTGCTGATTCCCACCGGCCGCTCCTGCGAGGATTCCTGGGTAGTCGCCTCTGCCCTTGCGCCGCTCACCGAGCGCCTGCGTTATCTCGTCGCAATCCGCCCGGGAATCATCTCGCCGACCGTCTCCGCACGCATGGCGGCGACCCTGGATCGCCTGTCCGGCGGGCGCCTGCTGATCAACGTGGTCACCGGTGGCGACCCGGACGAAAACCGTGGTGACGGCATCCACCTCAGCCACGCCGAGCGCTACGAAGTCACCGACGAATTCCTGCGTATCTGGCGCCGCGTGCTGCAGGGCGAATCCGTGGATTTCGCCGGCAAGCACCTGCAGGTGGAGAACGCCAAGGCGCTCTATCCGCCGATCCAGAAGCCGTACCCGCCGCTGTATTTCGGCGGCTCCTCCGCCGAAGCCCACGACCTCGCCGCCGAGCAGGTGGATGTCTACCTGACCTGGGGCGAACCGCCACAAGCGGTCGCGCAGAAGATCGCCGACGTGCGCGAGAAAGCCGCGAAGCAGGGCCGTACTGTGAAGTTCGGTATCCGCCTGCACGTGATCGTCCGCGAGACCGCCGAGGAAGCCTGGCAGGCCGCCGACAAACTGATCGCCAACATCTCCGACGAGACCATCGCCAACGCGCAGAAGTCCTTCTCCCGTTTCGACTCCGAAGGCCAGCGGCGCATGGCTGCGCTGCATGGCGGCCGTCGTGACCAGCTGGAGATCTACCCCAACCTCTGGGCCGGCGTCGGCCTCGTGCGCGGCGGCGCCGGCACCGCGCTGGTGGGGGACCCGCAGCAGGTCGCCGAGCGCATCAAGGAGTACGCGGACCTGGGGATCGACAGCTTCATCTTCTCCGGCTACCCGCACCTGGAAGAGGCCTACCGATTCGCCGAACTGGTCTTCCCGCTGCTGCCCGAACCCTATGCGAGCCTCGCCGGGCGCGGTGTGACCAACCTTACCGGGCCGTTCGGCGAAATGATCGCCAACGATGTGCTGCCCGGACGCAAGGCCGGCTGA
- the msuE gene encoding FMN reductase, translating into MTSPIKVVAVSGGTYRPSRTLVLTQAVLDALGEQLPVDARVIELADIARPLGAALSRQELSAELEATLREIETADLLVVASPVYRGSYPGLLKHLFDLVDMNALIDTPVLLAATGGSERHALVLDHQLRPLFSFFQSITLPIGVYASEADFANYQITSDTLRARIQLAAERAAPLFARPQLRKTA; encoded by the coding sequence ATGACCAGCCCCATCAAAGTGGTCGCCGTCTCCGGCGGCACCTATCGCCCCTCGCGCACCCTGGTGCTCACCCAGGCCGTGCTGGACGCCCTCGGCGAGCAGCTTCCGGTAGACGCCCGAGTGATCGAACTGGCCGACATCGCCCGCCCACTGGGCGCCGCGCTGTCCCGCCAGGAACTCTCTGCCGAGCTGGAGGCCACCCTGCGCGAGATCGAGACCGCCGACCTGCTGGTCGTTGCCTCGCCGGTCTACCGCGGCTCCTATCCGGGCCTGCTCAAGCACCTGTTCGATCTGGTGGATATGAACGCCCTGATCGACACCCCGGTGCTGCTCGCCGCCACCGGTGGCAGCGAGCGCCACGCGCTGGTTCTCGACCACCAGCTGCGCCCGCTGTTCAGCTTCTTCCAGTCGATCACGCTGCCCATCGGCGTGTACGCCAGCGAGGCGGACTTCGCCAACTACCAGATCACCAGCGACACCCTGCGCGCTCGCATCCAGCTGGCCGCCGAACGTGCCGCACCGCTGTTCGCCCGCCCGCAACTGCGCAAGACCGCCTGA
- a CDS encoding saccharopine dehydrogenase family protein, whose translation MERKFRVLVLGGYGNFGSLIVRRLSGIDGIRVLVGGRDQRRANELAAQVGGEAVCLDMNQPTLAGRLNELKVDLVISTAGPFQGQDYRVARAAIGARAHYIDLADARQFVCGIHELDRAARSAGVLVCSGASSVPALAASVIDELLPRFQRLDSIHHGISSSAKIPGQATVSAVLGYCGKPLRQWRQGRWQDVHGWQGLNRHRFPAPLGKRWLAHCDVPDLDLFPQRYVGVQDVRFSAGLGLRLTQFGTWGLSWLVRAGLVKDAARLGAGLHRMAVAMEPLGDGRSGMFVQLHGLDGEGKPLALCWEMLAQRDHGPNIPCMAAVALARKLAAGQLRQRGATPCIGLLSKDEYVAELEGLDISHGLRELAVH comes from the coding sequence ATGGAACGAAAATTTCGCGTGCTGGTGCTCGGTGGCTACGGCAACTTCGGCAGCCTGATCGTACGGCGTTTGAGCGGTATCGATGGAATTCGCGTACTGGTCGGCGGACGCGACCAGCGCCGCGCCAATGAACTGGCCGCGCAGGTGGGCGGCGAGGCGGTGTGCCTGGACATGAACCAGCCGACCCTGGCCGGCCGCCTCAACGAGCTGAAGGTGGACCTGGTGATCTCCACCGCCGGCCCCTTCCAGGGGCAGGATTACCGCGTCGCCCGTGCCGCCATCGGCGCCCGCGCGCATTACATCGACCTGGCGGACGCGCGCCAGTTCGTCTGCGGCATCCATGAACTCGACCGCGCCGCGCGCAGCGCCGGCGTGCTGGTCTGCAGCGGTGCCAGCTCCGTGCCTGCACTGGCCGCCTCGGTGATCGACGAACTGCTGCCGCGCTTCCAGCGGCTGGACAGCATCCACCATGGCATCAGCTCCTCGGCGAAGATTCCCGGCCAGGCCACCGTGTCCGCGGTGCTCGGTTACTGCGGCAAGCCGCTGCGGCAGTGGCGCCAGGGGCGCTGGCAGGACGTGCACGGCTGGCAGGGGCTCAATCGCCACCGTTTTCCCGCCCCCCTGGGCAAGCGCTGGCTGGCCCATTGCGATGTGCCGGACCTGGACCTTTTCCCGCAGCGCTATGTCGGTGTGCAGGACGTGCGTTTCTCCGCCGGCCTGGGGCTGCGGCTCACCCAGTTCGGCACCTGGGGCCTGTCCTGGCTGGTGCGCGCCGGCCTGGTGAAGGATGCTGCGCGACTGGGCGCCGGCCTGCACCGCATGGCCGTGGCCATGGAGCCGCTGGGCGATGGCCGCAGCGGCATGTTCGTCCAGCTGCACGGCCTTGACGGCGAAGGCAAGCCGCTGGCGCTGTGCTGGGAAATGCTCGCGCAGCGCGACCATGGCCCGAACATCCCCTGCATGGCGGCGGTGGCGCTGGCACGCAAGCTGGCCGCCGGGCAGCTGCGCCAACGCGGCGCCACGCCCTGTATCGGCCTGCTCAGCAAGGATGAGTACGTGGCTGAACTGGAGGGCCTGGATATCTCCCACGGCCTGCGCGAGCTGGCCGTGCATTGA
- a CDS encoding GFA family protein — MHSGGCLCGAVRFEIDGELAPVQVCHCSQCRKAQGGPFATNIPVDRAAFRLLSGESQLREFRATPNKKRVFCSTCGSPIYSARDALPETLRVRAGTLDEPVRTKLEAHYYVASRASWWPLEDNLPRHEGAKPG; from the coding sequence ATGCATTCGGGCGGTTGTCTGTGCGGCGCAGTGCGTTTCGAGATCGATGGCGAACTGGCGCCTGTCCAGGTCTGCCATTGCAGCCAGTGCCGCAAGGCCCAGGGCGGGCCGTTCGCCACCAACATTCCCGTGGATCGCGCGGCGTTCCGTCTGCTCAGCGGTGAGTCGCAGCTGCGCGAGTTTCGCGCTACCCCGAATAAGAAACGCGTGTTCTGCAGCACCTGCGGCTCGCCGATCTACAGCGCCCGCGATGCCCTGCCGGAGACTTTGCGGGTGCGTGCGGGAACCCTGGACGAGCCGGTACGGACAAAGCTCGAAGCACATTATTACGTCGCGTCCCGCGCCAGCTGGTGGCCGCTGGAGGACAATCTGCCCCGTCACGAGGGTGCAAAACCAGGATGA
- a CDS encoding ATP-NAD kinase family protein, whose translation MDRIRIGLIINPLAGIGGPTALKGSDGVAELALARGAEPRAAERTRVALEHLLPVRERLEFLTFPGAMGAELLANMGFGHRLVGVLEKEQSSAADTRHAVQALQEAGVALILFAGGDGTARDVAEVAREGQPVLGIPAGVKIHSGVYAISPRAAGELARRLVDGGLVRLTQGEVRDLDEAALREGRVAARWYAELTVPEEGHFMQHVKQAGMETEELVLADLAAWLEDSWENGVRYVFGPGSTLHGLAADLRLDTTLLGVDVIENGEVIARDVTEAQLFELVDGHPAFLLVTAIGGQGHILGRGNQQISPRVLRAIGIERLRVIATKRKLGTLEGRPLLVDSGDAELDASFPAAVRVWAGYKEELLYPLGWGSKG comes from the coding sequence ATGGACAGGATTCGCATAGGGCTGATCATCAATCCGCTGGCCGGTATCGGCGGCCCGACCGCGCTCAAGGGCAGCGACGGCGTGGCCGAACTGGCCCTGGCGCGCGGCGCCGAACCACGAGCGGCGGAGCGCACGCGAGTCGCCCTGGAGCATCTGCTGCCGGTGCGCGAGCGCCTGGAGTTCCTCACGTTCCCCGGCGCCATGGGCGCCGAGCTGCTGGCGAACATGGGTTTCGGCCACCGCCTGGTCGGCGTGCTGGAAAAGGAGCAGAGCAGCGCGGCGGATACCCGTCATGCCGTACAGGCGCTGCAGGAGGCTGGCGTGGCGCTGATCCTCTTCGCCGGTGGCGATGGCACCGCGCGGGACGTGGCCGAAGTGGCCCGCGAGGGCCAGCCGGTGCTGGGCATTCCCGCCGGGGTGAAGATCCACTCCGGCGTCTATGCCATCAGCCCGCGTGCCGCCGGGGAACTGGCACGGCGACTGGTGGACGGCGGCCTGGTGCGCCTGACCCAGGGGGAAGTGCGCGATCTGGACGAAGCCGCACTGCGCGAAGGGCGCGTCGCTGCGCGCTGGTACGCCGAACTGACGGTGCCCGAGGAAGGCCACTTCATGCAGCACGTGAAGCAGGCCGGCATGGAAACCGAGGAACTGGTCCTGGCCGATCTCGCTGCCTGGCTGGAGGACAGCTGGGAAAACGGCGTGCGCTACGTCTTCGGCCCCGGCTCGACGCTGCATGGGCTGGCCGCCGACCTGCGCCTGGACACCACGCTGCTGGGCGTCGACGTGATCGAGAACGGTGAAGTGATCGCCCGCGATGTCACCGAGGCGCAGTTGTTCGAACTGGTGGACGGCCACCCGGCCTTCCTGCTGGTGACGGCCATTGGCGGCCAGGGACACATCCTCGGCCGTGGCAACCAGCAGATCAGCCCGCGGGTGTTGCGCGCCATCGGCATCGAACGGCTGCGGGTGATCGCCACCAAGCGCAAGCTCGGCACCCTGGAAGGCCGGCCGCTGCTGGTGGACAGCGGCGACGCCGAGCTGGACGCAAGCTTCCCCGCGGCCGTGCGGGTGTGGGCCGGTTACAAGGAGGAACTGCTCTATCCGCTGGGCTGGGGCAGCAAGGGCTGA